The Clostridia bacterium DNA segment TATTACTGTAAATAATAAAGTTATTGATAAATTAAAATTCTAAGTTTAAAAAGCAGGAGGGCAAAAGAAATCAATGGTTAAAAAAATCAAAGAAAACTTAAAAAACTTTGATACCCCTCTTTTCTTTGCGTGTGTAATTCTTGCAATAATCGGTTTGGTATTGGTTTTTAGCGCCTCTAAAAGTTATGGCTCTTTAAGAATTATCTTAGTTCAGTCAGTGGCGTTTATAGCAGGAGTTTTTATATGTCTTGTTATGGCGTTTTGGGACTATGAGTTTTTATCTACTAAGTGGCTATATATCTTTGGTGCTAATATATTCCTACTTGTTCTTGTGCTGCTTATCGGTATCGGAGCAGAGGAAGTTGGCGGAAACAGTTGGATTGACCTTGGAGTTATTAAATTTCAACCGTCTGAAATAGTAAAAATAGGATATATTATCTGTTTTGCTGTTCAGCTTGATTACTTTCGCGAAGATATAAATAACATAAAGAATATTCTTCTTTTTATATTGCATTTTGCAATAATTATTGGGCTTATACTTTTGCAACCCGATTTTGGAACAGCCATGGTCTTTGTTGCCATATTTACAGGAATGGTATTTGTTGCAGGTATTAACTATAAATATATTCTCTCAGCGATAGGGCTTGGCGTAGTTTCTGCTCCGCTTTTGTGGTTTTTCTTCCTTTCTGAATACCAGAAAGACAGAATAAGGGTTTTTCTAAATCCTGAACTTGACCCGTTAAGAAGCGGATATCAGGTTATCCAGTCTAAAC contains these protein-coding regions:
- the rodA gene encoding rod shape-determining protein RodA codes for the protein MVKKIKENLKNFDTPLFFACVILAIIGLVLVFSASKSYGSLRIILVQSVAFIAGVFICLVMAFWDYEFLSTKWLYIFGANIFLLVLVLLIGIGAEEVGGNSWIDLGVIKFQPSEIVKIGYIICFAVQLDYFREDINNIKNILLFILHFAIIIGLILLQPDFGTAMVFVAIFTGMVFVAGINYKYILSAIGLGVVSAPLLWFFFLSEYQKDRIRVFLNPELDPLRSGYQVIQSKLAVGSGEIAGSGLLQGVQTQLGYLPAKHTDFIFSVAGEEFGFIGAFLIVALIVFIIIRCFHIAYNARNPLGTYIATGIGMMFLAQSFENICMTIGLMPVTGITLPFLSYGGSSLLTTFIAIGIVLNIKIRHRVINF